CACGATCAAGGCGTATCAATAGGCGAGTTAAACAAGGATGGCTGGCTGGATATTGTTTTTAGCAACAATGGCGATAACTATATCGATAATTCATATATCTACTGGGGGAGTTCTTCTGGCTTTTCTGATGCCAATAGGACCTTACTGCCTACCCTTGGTGCCCGGGGGAATACCATCGTTGATCTAGACCGGGACGGGGACGATGATATAGTTATTGCGAACTGGTATAATGATGTAACCCACGACATTCCGTCGTATATTTACTGGGGGCCGAATTTTCTAATCTCTGAAAGGACAGAATTGCAGGGGCATGGCGCTGTTGGCCCACTGGTCGGGAAGTTTATTAAAGGTTCTTCGGATCTGCAGGTGCTTTTGACGAACGGCATACAGGGGCCAGGGTTTTCCGGAACAACCGTAAATACAAACACTTACCTTTTCAGCATAGATCATAACAGGAATGTTACTCTATTGGATTCTATGCCATCGGTATATGCGCATCTTTCGACCAAGGATAACGGTAATGCCCACAACCGCTCAAAATCGGAAACCTATGGTTCCTCGGTTTTCGGGAACGGCACAGACACTTATGAGTGGGGTAGCTGTTCCTGGGTGGCAACCGTCCCTGAGAGCACCTCGGTAGAGTTTTCAATGAGAACCGGCAGCACAGCTGTGCCGGATGAAATCAACTGGAGCGGATGGAACCCGGTGGCCAAGTCCGGTTCAAAGGCCAGTGCCCCAACTGCAAAATACGCCCAATACCAGCTGACCTATAATTCCAACAGTTTCTTTGAAGCCCCGGTGGTTGATGAGGTATCGCTTAATTATCTGGTGTCATCCGGGACTACCGAAAATGAAACTACGGCTAACAGATTTGATGTGAAAATCACATCCAACATTAGCGGTATAAAAATATCATACAATTTGTCTATAGAATCCCCGGTGGACATTGCTGTTTACAATATTGAAGGCCGGTTGGTCAAGAGAATTTTCAGCGGAGAGCAGAAGTCGGGGCAATACAATCTTTCCTGGAACGGGTTGAATGCAAATAACGCCAAGGTTTCCTCCGGCGTCTATCTCTGCCGGGCTAAATTCGGTTCCAAAATTTATAATAATAAGATCGTATTTGTCAAATAAGCAATATTGATTTTTCTGAATATCGGGCATGTAGCATACATGCCCGATATTTTGTTATTGACCTGATTTATGTGTGCATGTTATACTAACTGCAATACGTTATATGAGGAGCCGACAAATGGGCCATCCTGAATGGGGCAAAGTATATGGCGCCAAACTGGAGCTGGGAGAACTGATAGATCACGCATATTCCCATAAGCCATATCTTCTGGAAATATGGAATAGTGGCCCCAAAAAAATATTGGAGATCGGCGTGGGGGGCGGGTCAACCTCGATATTTCTCTCGTATCTGGGAATAGAAACCCATGCCATAGACAACGACCCCAATGTGATAAAGAAATCCCAAGAGAATAACGACAACCTGAAGGGCGGGTTGAAAATAAAGGAAGGCGACGCTTTTAAACTGCCTTATGAGGATGACAGTTTCGATATTATCTGTCACCAGGGGTTTTTTGAGCATTTTGAGAATAATGATATTCAGAAGCTTATAAAAGAACAATTGAGGGTTGCCAGTAGGATTGTTTTCAGCGTCCCGACAAAGTTCTACCTTTCCAATGCCTTGGGGGAAAGGCTGTTGACCAAAGAGCAATGGGAATCTATATTAAAGGATTTTAAGATTTCAAAAAGCAGCTACTACGGGCGTCCCCGCAATGAAACACTTATAAAGCGAGCTATGGCAGCTGTCGGCTGGAAAAATATTTATTATTATGCCGTTATCGACAGATAAAGAACCGAGATGAACAGCAATATAAAAAAGATCATTAAGAGCGTATTGGGAATTGCGATAATTCTGGGTATTGCCTATTTTCTAACCAAGGTGATAGTTGTCAATTGGAGCTCTTTGAAGCAAAGCTACCTGGAATTGAACTATTGGTTATTACTGTTATCGTTGCTTCCATTAGCCCTATCTTTCTATCTGGGGATTTCCGCCTGGCGCTATATTCTTAAGTGCTTGGGGTGTGAAATAAAATGGACTAAAGCATTTTGGACGGTATCGGGCTCGCACCTGGCAAAATTCATTCCGGGACATGTCCTGGCCCTTGGCGGCAGGATATGGCTTTGCAGCCGGGAAAAAATACCAGAATCGGTTTCTGCTGCGGGAATAATAATAGAAATGATCGTTCAACTGGCGGCATCGATTTTTGTATTTTCCCTTAGCCTGTCATACTATAACACCCATCTTTCTCCGACCATCTTCCTGGCGAGCGGGTTGTTGTTCATATCTCTTATGGGCATAGTCCACCCCAAGATACTGCCCCGGGTATGGAAGTATGTTCCCAAAATGGGGAAAGTAGTCAAAACCGATATCTCATACAGGTATCAAAGTATAATTTCGCTGTTAGTCATTTATATAATTGCCTGGATTCTTCAGGGCATCTCCGTGTTTATTTTAATCAAATCACTTTATCCTGGAATAGGGACAAGCGGTTTGATGCCGGCCATCGGGGCTTATGGAGGGGCTTATGCCTTGGGCTTTGTGAGTATTGTTACTCCAGGAGGTTTGGGCGTAAGGGAAGGAATTTTAAGCTTCCTGCTTAAGTTTTACATTCCGGCACCGGTGGCGGTCATCGTTGCAGTACTCTCTCGACTTTGTTTTACGTTGTTTGATGTTCTGATGACATTATTTTCTTTGAAATTTAAAAATTTAGAGGTAAAACTTGAAGAGGGTTAAAAAAACAACATCAGTTCCTGTAAAAGGCCAGATAAAATCGGAAACCGGGAAAGATTTTTTTGCCAATAATAGACTGGTAATTGCAATCTACCTCATTTTGGGCCTGGTTGTGTTCAATAGGTCCCTGTTCTCCGATTGCATGATATTCGGCTCGGATTTTGTCTCCGGTGCCTATATGACCTATAAATTTATCTTTGACAGCGTAAAAAATTACGGACAATTCCCCTTATGGTACCCTGGCCTTTATGGCGGGGCTCCGGTGGTTGATGCTGTAGTTTACGGGCACTCGTTTTACCCAATTTCCTTGATTTTGCAAAAAGTATTAGCACCGAATATTCTCAATGCCTGGTACTATTTTATCCATGTCTGCCTGGCCGGGTTCGGGACCTATCTATTCCTGCGCAATCTCAGGTTCTCCGGCACGGCCTCATTTTTGTCCGGCATCGCTTATATGTTCACCGGGGCCATGGTCAGCCTGATCTATGCCGGGCATGACGGAAAGATCATCGTATCCAGCCTGCTACCGTGGCTGTTGCTGTTCATAGATAGGTCAATAGTTTCAGATGCCTGGAAAAAATGGCTGTTGTGGTCGCTATGCTCGGCGCTAGTGATAGGATTGGCCCTGCTTTCCCCCCATGTGCAGATGACCTATTACCTGCTGATAGTTGGATTTTTCTATGCCCTGGCCAGATTGTATTCCAGATATAAGAATGGTCTGCCGCTTAAAAAAGTATTATCGTCCGGCCTGATCAGGGGCGCGATAATCCTGGTTTTCGGTTTCTCCTTGTATGCCGTGCAGGCCATTCCTTTGAACCATTACTTGGAATTCTCCCCCCGGGGACAGGATAAGGGATACCAGTTCGCCACGTCGTATTCCATGCCGCCGGAGGAGATAGTCAATATCGTCTGGCCGGAGTTCTCCGGCATGATAGACAAGAACTCCGAGCAGGGACCCACTCACTGGTACTGGGGGCGGAGGGATCTTAAGCTTCATACAGAATTCCTCGGTGTCATTCCGTTCTTGCTGGCAATGCTAGGGCTGTTATATAGCAGGAGAAAGAAGCTGAAGATATTTTTCCTCTGCCTGGGGGGCTTTGCTTTAATTGTAGCCTTTGGCGGGTTCACTCCGCTGTATTACCTGATCTATTATCTTATCCCGGGCATGGCCAAATTCCGCAGCCCGGCCATGATATTCAATGTATTTTCCTTTGCCACTGTGGTTTTAATGGCTATGGGCATCCAGGCCCTGATGAACGGAGAGTATAAGGAGAAAATAAGCAATGGGCTGTTGATAATACTGGGAATTGTTCTGCTTTTCGGCACCATATTCTCTGCGGCTAAGGACGGAATGACCTCCATGCTCTCCGCTTTTGCCGCCAAGGGCTGGGGAGCGCAGGCCCTGTGGCAAAGCTTTCCAGAGATGGCCAGGGGATTCTGGATGGCCTATGCTTTCCTGGCTGCCGGCGCGATACTTACGGTTCTGCTGGCCAGGAAACGTCTCACCTTCAAGTGGTGGTCAATTATGATCGCTTTGCTGATCTTCCTGGAGCTGTGGAGGGTGGATGCGAAATTCATCAAGATAGTAGCCGGCCCGGAGGAATATTTTGCCAAGGATGAGGTGGTCCGGACCCTGGAAAAAGACGATAGTATCTACCGGACCTGGCCCCTGCAGGTTCACCAGCAGGGCAACTACCTGTCATTGTTCGGCGTGCAGACGGTAGGGGGGGAGCATCCCAACCCCTTAAAACGATACAGCGAGTTTGTGGGAACCGATTCCAAAAGACTGCTACCGGACTTTCATAATCTCTTTCAGGCGCCGGCATTCCTCAACATCCTTAACGTCAAATATCTTCTGATGCAGCAGCCGGTGAACCATCCCAGCTTTGTGCTGGCCGATTCCTGCTATAACGGCCGGGTTAAGATCTTTAAAAATCAGACTGTTCTTCCCAGGGCTTGGATAGTGGGTCGTTATGAAAATATAGCCCAGGGCAGCGGCATCCTGGAAAGAATGAAACAACCGGATTTCGACCCCTCGAAATCAGTCATATTAGAGGAGAATCTGGCTGATTTTATCCCCTCGGAAAATGTGGCGGGCCAGGTGATCATTGATTCCTACCAGCCCAATCGGGTGCTGATGACCGCCGAGTCTGACAAGCCCGGCATCCTGGTCTTCAGCGACAATCATTACCCTGCCTGGCAGGCTTTTGTCGACGGGGTTCCGGCCAAGGTGTTCCGGGCCAATTACACCTTCCGGGCGGTTCCGATCCCGGAGGGGAAACACCGGGTGGAGTTCAAATATCATTCAAAATATTTCATATTAGGGTTAACAATCAGCATAATTTCTGCTATAATCATTTTATCCGGTATCATTGTATTAGCGATCATAGGGAGAAGAAAATGAATTGTCTGGTGATCGTCCCGACCTATAACGAAAAAGGGAACATATCCCCTATTATTGATCAGATTTTGTCCGTTGATCCGATCATCAATGTGCTGATCATTGACGACAATTCCCCCGACGGCACCGGGCAGATGGTAGATGACATCTCGTCCAAGAATTCCAGGGTCAATGTGATCCACCGGCCGGGCAAGATGGGCCTGGGCACCGCCTATGTGACCGGCTTCAAGTGGGCGCTGGAACACAAGTACGATTTGATCTGCGAGATGGATGCCGACTTCTCCCATCCGCCCAAAACCTTGGCGGTCTTCCTGGAGAAGATCAAGGAATACGATCTGGTGATCGGCTCCCGCTACCTGAACGGAGTGAACGTGGTCAACTGGCCCCTTAAGAGGCTGCTACTGTCCTACTTTGCCAATATATATGCCCGGATCATTACCGGAGTGCCGGTGCGGGACCTGACCAGCGGATTCAAATGCTATCGCCGCCGGGTGCTGGAAGCCATCAATTTGGACCGGATAAAATCCAACGGCTATGCCTTCCAGATAGAGATGCATTTCAACGCCTATTACAAGAAATTCAAGGTGGTGGAGGTGCCCATCATCTTCGAAGAACGCAAGGTCGGGCAATCCAAGATGTCCAAGAAGATCATTTACGAAGCCGCCTGGATGGTGTGGCGCCTTCAGTTAATAAGGCTGCTGGGCCGGTTATAATCAACCAAACATTTAAACAATGTTTTAGAGACGGAAATATTCGTCTCTATTTTCTTTAGGGGTGAAAATGATGGAACTAAGCGTAATTATCGTCAACCGGAACGTCAGGGAATTGCTCAGGCAGTGCCTGCATTCCCTCTATGCCGAGTGGTCATCGACGGATAAAAATCTGGAAGTGATAGTAGTGGACAACGCCTCCAGCGACGGCAGCGCCGAAACAATATCCGTCGATTTTCCCGATGTCAAATTAATCAAGAACCTTGATAATCTCGGCTTTGGGCGAGCCTGCAATCAGGGGATGGCTGTATCCTCCGGGCGTTACCTCATGATTCTCAATCCCGATACCGTTATAAAAAAGGGCCTATTCAAAAGCTTGATAAAATTCCTGGATGGTAATCTCCGGGCGGGCCTGGCCGGCCCAAAGGTGCTAAATGAGGATGGCAGTCTTCAACCGACCTTTCGCCGGTTCCCCACATATTCAAATATAATCTTCGCCCGGAAATCTCCCGTGTCATCAATCTGGCCGGGCAACCCCGGTTCCAAAAAATACCTGCAACAGGAGATCCCGTTGGACCGTCCCTGTCGGGTGGAGGCCCTGGGCGGGGTCTGCATAATTCTGAGACGGGAGATGTTGAAAGAGGTCGGCAACTTCGATGAAAATATATTCATGTATCTGGAGGATACCGACCTGTGCTACCGGGCTCATTTGAAGGGTTGGGAGAGCTGGGTGGTGCCGCAGGCCGAGCTGATCCATTATTGGGGGAAGAGCACCGAGCTGGAAAAAAAGAAAATGGCCGAGGAACACCGCCGATCACTTTATTATTATTTTGGGAAACATCATGCTCCGTCGTTCATCCTGAGAGCGTATTTGAGGGTCGGGCTGTTTTTACACAAACTTAGTGACGGAGATTAGTTACAACCCGTATTCACCAGCGAGAATATCCGGGGTTACCTGAAGGTGCTGAAGCTGTTAGGCCGGGCCATGGGCAGGGAATCAGTCCGTAGGCACTTGAAACAGGCCGTTTCACTCGGCCAGGTGAGGAATGTTTTCCATAGCGCCGTGGAGTAGGATATAAATTCCAAAATAAAAGGGGATCAGCTGTAAGGCCGTTCCCCTTCTTATTTGCTTGCAAAATCATCAAAATTGTGTTAAATTTGCTTGGATAAGTGTTTAAATTTTAAGAATGTTATAAGATATTATGTACGGAAAGATACTGACACAATTGTTCGGCAGCAAGTATGAACGGGATGCCAAAAAACTCCAGCCCAGGATCGATGAGATCAATCGGTATTTCGAGGAATATAAAAGCCTCTCCGAAACCGAGCTTCAGGGCAAGACAGCCCAGTTCAAAACCAGGATCGCTGAGGAACGCCAGCAGGGGCGGGAAGACCAGGAGATTCTGAACGACCTGCTGCCCGATGCCTTTGCCGTGGTCAAGGAGGTCTGCCGCCGCCATACGGGGAAAAGCTGGACGGTAGTGGGAATGGAACTTCCCTGGGAGATGGTGCCCTTCGATGTCCAACTGCTGGGGGGCATAGTCCTGCACCAGGGCAAGATCGCGGAGATGGCCACCGGCGAAGGGAAGACCCTGGTGGCCACCATGCCGGTCTACCTTAATGCCCTGACCGGGCGCGGGGTCCATGTGGTGACGGTCAACAACTACCTGGCCCGGCGCGACAGCCAGTGGATGGGCCAGATCTACCGATACCTGGGATTGACGGTGGGCTGCTTGGACGACACCGAGCCCGGTACCCCGGAGCGCAGGGACGCCTACCAGTGCGACATCGTCTACGGCACCAACAACGAATACGGCTTCGATTATCTGCGGGACAACATGTCCGGCAGCCTGGAGCAGTGCGTTCAGCGGGAGCATTACTACGCCATCATCGACGAGGTGGACTCCATCCTGGTCGACGAGGCCCGCACCCCGCTGATCATATCCGGGCCGGTGGAGCACTCCACCCACCGTTACGATCAATTGAAGAGGCCGGTGGAGCGCCTGGTGGAGAGCCAGATACTGCTGGTCAACCGGATCACCGCCGAGGCCGAAAAACTGCTGAGCGAGGGCGAGGAATACCAGGCCGGCATCAAGCTGCTGCAGGCCTACCGGGGCGGGCCCAAGAACAAGAAACTCTCCAAGCTGCTGCAGGACGGCAAGAACAAAAGGCTGATGCAGGAGGTGGAGAACGACTTCATCCGCGACAAGAAGATGTGGGAGCTGGACGAGCCCCTGTTCTATTCCATAGACGAGAAATCCCACGTGGTGGACCTGACCGAGAAAGGCCGCCAGACCATTTCGCCCAAGGAGCCTGAGCTGTTCATCATCCCCGACATGTCCGAGGAGATGCACCGGATCAACAGCGACGATTCTCTGAGCGAAGCCCAGAAGGCCGAGGCCCGGATCAAGCTGGAGCAGACCTTCTCCGAGCGGTCGGAGAAGAACCAGAACATCGGGCAATTGTTGCGGGCTTTCTCTTTGTTCGAGAAGGACGTGGAGTATGTGGTCAGCGACGGCAAGGTGCTGATCGTGGATGAGTTTACCGGGCGGATACTTGCCGGACGGAGGTACTCCGACGGCCTGCATCAGGCCATTGAGGCCAAGGAGAACGTGTTTATCGAGCGGGAGACCCAGACCCTGGCCACCGTCACCATCCAGAACTATTTCCGGATGTACGCCAAGCTGGCCGGAATGACCGGTACCGCCGAGACCGAGGCCTCGGAATTTTTCGAGATATACAAGCTGGACGTGGCGGTGGTGCCCACCAACAAGCCCATCCGGCGATCCGACTACGACGATGTGATCTACCGCACCCGCCGGGAAAAATACAACGCCGTCATCGACGAGATAGAGGAGATGAATAAGACCGGCCGGCCGGTGCTGGTGGGCACGGTGTCGGTGGAGGCGTCGGAGACCCTGTCCCGGATGCTGACCCGCAAGGGCATCAATCATAAAGTTCTCAATGCCAAGCACCACCAGAAAGAGGCTGAGATCGTCACCAATGCCGGGCAGCCCAACGCGGTGACCATCGCCACCAACATGGCCGGGCGCGGCACCGACATCAAACTGGGTCCGGGGGTGGTCAAAAGCTCGCACTGCCGCTTGGTAAGCCAGGACGACTCTACGGAGCAATGCCCCCATTACGAAACGCTAAAGTGCCGGGAGAAGGTTCCCTGCGGCCTGCACATCATCGGTACCGAGCGGCACGAGTCGCGCCGCATAGACCGCCAGCTGAGAGGCCGGGCCGGCCGGCAGGGAGATCCCGGGTCCTCCCGCTTCTTCCTGACATTGGAGGACGATCTGATGCGGCTGTTCGGGTCGGAGCGCATCGCCGGGGTGATGGAGAAGCTGGGGGCCGAGGAAGGCGAGGTGCTCACCCATCCCCTGCTGACCCGCCAGATCGGTGTCGCCCAGAAACGGGTGGAGGGACATAATTTCGACATCCGGAAGCACCTGTTGGAATACGACGATATCATGAACCGGCAGCGCGAGGCCATCTATCAGATAAGGCACGAGGCCCTGACCGACGACAATCTGCAGGATAAAATAAACGAGATGATGGACCGGGTGGTGGATGCCATCCTGGCCGGCAATACAAATGAAAAGGAGTATCCCGAGAACTGGAACTGGGCCGGCATTAAGGATGATCTGCGGAGACATTTTTTGATGGATCTTTCGGTCTCCGAAGATCAATATCACGGGATGACCATAACTTCGCTGGAGAAATATCTCCAGGAAGCGGTCAGGGAGAGATACAAGCAGAAGGAGGAAAGCCTGGGCTCCGAACTGATGAGGAGGCTGGAGCACTTCGCCCTGTTGCAGACCATCGACGAGAAATGGCGGGAGCATTTGAGCAACCTGGACGCCATCAAGGAGGGCATCGGCCTGCGGGC
This sequence is a window from Candidatus Edwardsbacteria bacterium. Protein-coding genes within it:
- the secA gene encoding preprotein translocase subunit SecA, producing the protein MYGKILTQLFGSKYERDAKKLQPRIDEINRYFEEYKSLSETELQGKTAQFKTRIAEERQQGREDQEILNDLLPDAFAVVKEVCRRHTGKSWTVVGMELPWEMVPFDVQLLGGIVLHQGKIAEMATGEGKTLVATMPVYLNALTGRGVHVVTVNNYLARRDSQWMGQIYRYLGLTVGCLDDTEPGTPERRDAYQCDIVYGTNNEYGFDYLRDNMSGSLEQCVQREHYYAIIDEVDSILVDEARTPLIISGPVEHSTHRYDQLKRPVERLVESQILLVNRITAEAEKLLSEGEEYQAGIKLLQAYRGGPKNKKLSKLLQDGKNKRLMQEVENDFIRDKKMWELDEPLFYSIDEKSHVVDLTEKGRQTISPKEPELFIIPDMSEEMHRINSDDSLSEAQKAEARIKLEQTFSERSEKNQNIGQLLRAFSLFEKDVEYVVSDGKVLIVDEFTGRILAGRRYSDGLHQAIEAKENVFIERETQTLATVTIQNYFRMYAKLAGMTGTAETEASEFFEIYKLDVAVVPTNKPIRRSDYDDVIYRTRREKYNAVIDEIEEMNKTGRPVLVGTVSVEASETLSRMLTRKGINHKVLNAKHHQKEAEIVTNAGQPNAVTIATNMAGRGTDIKLGPGVVKSSHCRLVSQDDSTEQCPHYETLKCREKVPCGLHIIGTERHESRRIDRQLRGRAGRQGDPGSSRFFLTLEDDLMRLFGSERIAGVMEKLGAEEGEVLTHPLLTRQIGVAQKRVEGHNFDIRKHLLEYDDIMNRQREAIYQIRHEALTDDNLQDKINEMMDRVVDAILAGNTNEKEYPENWNWAGIKDDLRRHFLMDLSVSEDQYHGMTITSLEKYLQEAVRERYKQKEESLGSELMRRLEHFALLQTIDEKWREHLSNLDAIKEGIGLRAYGQKDPLIEYKKESYAMFMELNDTIDSATIELLFKAHPVNVAPPRARPVAMTAFKPELAAPTAAGPIEDGSQAPATRRMIPRDEEGRPKQAPVVKSGPDVGRNDPCPCGSGKKYKKCCGVGK
- a CDS encoding flippase-like domain-containing protein; translation: MNSNIKKIIKSVLGIAIILGIAYFLTKVIVVNWSSLKQSYLELNYWLLLLSLLPLALSFYLGISAWRYILKCLGCEIKWTKAFWTVSGSHLAKFIPGHVLALGGRIWLCSREKIPESVSAAGIIIEMIVQLAASIFVFSLSLSYYNTHLSPTIFLASGLLFISLMGIVHPKILPRVWKYVPKMGKVVKTDISYRYQSIISLLVIYIIAWILQGISVFILIKSLYPGIGTSGLMPAIGAYGGAYALGFVSIVTPGGLGVREGILSFLLKFYIPAPVAVIVAVLSRLCFTLFDVLMTLFSLKFKNLEVKLEEG
- a CDS encoding glycosyltransferase family 2 protein, producing MMELSVIIVNRNVRELLRQCLHSLYAEWSSTDKNLEVIVVDNASSDGSAETISVDFPDVKLIKNLDNLGFGRACNQGMAVSSGRYLMILNPDTVIKKGLFKSLIKFLDGNLRAGLAGPKVLNEDGSLQPTFRRFPTYSNIIFARKSPVSSIWPGNPGSKKYLQQEIPLDRPCRVEALGGVCIILRREMLKEVGNFDENIFMYLEDTDLCYRAHLKGWESWVVPQAELIHYWGKSTELEKKKMAEEHRRSLYYYFGKHHAPSFILRAYLRVGLFLHKLSDGD
- a CDS encoding T9SS type A sorting domain-containing protein; the protein is MRTGSTAVPDEINWSGWNPVAKSGSKASAPTAKYAQYQLTYNSNSFFEAPVVDEVSLNYLVSSGTTENETTANRFDVKITSNISGIKISYNLSIESPVDIAVYNIEGRLVKRIFSGEQKSGQYNLSWNGLNANNAKVSSGVYLCRAKFGSKIYNNKIVFVK
- a CDS encoding YfhO family protein codes for the protein MQKVLAPNILNAWYYFIHVCLAGFGTYLFLRNLRFSGTASFLSGIAYMFTGAMVSLIYAGHDGKIIVSSLLPWLLLFIDRSIVSDAWKKWLLWSLCSALVIGLALLSPHVQMTYYLLIVGFFYALARLYSRYKNGLPLKKVLSSGLIRGAIILVFGFSLYAVQAIPLNHYLEFSPRGQDKGYQFATSYSMPPEEIVNIVWPEFSGMIDKNSEQGPTHWYWGRRDLKLHTEFLGVIPFLLAMLGLLYSRRKKLKIFFLCLGGFALIVAFGGFTPLYYLIYYLIPGMAKFRSPAMIFNVFSFATVVLMAMGIQALMNGEYKEKISNGLLIILGIVLLFGTIFSAAKDGMTSMLSAFAAKGWGAQALWQSFPEMARGFWMAYAFLAAGAILTVLLARKRLTFKWWSIMIALLIFLELWRVDAKFIKIVAGPEEYFAKDEVVRTLEKDDSIYRTWPLQVHQQGNYLSLFGVQTVGGEHPNPLKRYSEFVGTDSKRLLPDFHNLFQAPAFLNILNVKYLLMQQPVNHPSFVLADSCYNGRVKIFKNQTVLPRAWIVGRYENIAQGSGILERMKQPDFDPSKSVILEENLADFIPSENVAGQVIIDSYQPNRVLMTAESDKPGILVFSDNHYPAWQAFVDGVPAKVFRANYTFRAVPIPEGKHRVEFKYHSKYFILGLTISIISAIIILSGIIVLAIIGRRK
- a CDS encoding class I SAM-dependent methyltransferase; this encodes MGHPEWGKVYGAKLELGELIDHAYSHKPYLLEIWNSGPKKILEIGVGGGSTSIFLSYLGIETHAIDNDPNVIKKSQENNDNLKGGLKIKEGDAFKLPYEDDSFDIICHQGFFEHFENNDIQKLIKEQLRVASRIVFSVPTKFYLSNALGERLLTKEQWESILKDFKISKSSYYGRPRNETLIKRAMAAVGWKNIYYYAVIDR
- a CDS encoding polyprenol monophosphomannose synthase; the encoded protein is MNCLVIVPTYNEKGNISPIIDQILSVDPIINVLIIDDNSPDGTGQMVDDISSKNSRVNVIHRPGKMGLGTAYVTGFKWALEHKYDLICEMDADFSHPPKTLAVFLEKIKEYDLVIGSRYLNGVNVVNWPLKRLLLSYFANIYARIITGVPVRDLTSGFKCYRRRVLEAINLDRIKSNGYAFQIEMHFNAYYKKFKVVEVPIIFEERKVGQSKMSKKIIYEAAWMVWRLQLIRLLGRL